From one Planctomycetaceae bacterium genomic stretch:
- a CDS encoding zinc ribbon domain-containing protein, with protein sequence MPTYDYQCLKCERTFEKFQSITAKPGATCPGCGSRKVRRMIGTGGGIIFKGSGFYATDYRSESYRSAAKKDAPASSGDTASKDKPAAADKPATPAPTPKPDKPAAAK encoded by the coding sequence ATGCCGACGTATGACTACCAGTGCCTCAAGTGCGAGCGCACGTTCGAAAAGTTCCAGTCCATCACCGCCAAGCCGGGGGCAACCTGTCCCGGTTGCGGCTCCCGAAAGGTCCGCCGGATGATCGGCACCGGCGGCGGTATCATTTTCAAGGGCAGCGGGTTCTACGCCACCGATTACCGCAGCGAGTCTTACCGCTCCGCGGCCAAGAAAGACGCCCCCGCATCCTCTGGGGACACGGCATCGAAAGACAAACCCGCGGCCGCGGATAAGCCCGCTACGCCAGCGCCCACGCCCAAGCCGGATAAACCCGCCGCGGCGAAGTAG
- a CDS encoding nucleotide exchange factor GrpE, whose translation MNQNNEKSKLNEQTSPEEAAAQTPLEPVPAEVADALRSERDDLLGRLQRVSADYVNYQKRAAREASDAREFANADLIKNLLPVLDDMERALETAKASQGADDPLFHGLVLVHDKAMEVLGKFGVRRIEAAGKEFDPQLHQALLQEVRDDVPPQTVLTELQRGYTLSGRVIRPAGVITSKTP comes from the coding sequence ATGAACCAGAACAATGAAAAGTCCAAACTGAACGAGCAGACGTCGCCCGAAGAGGCGGCCGCCCAAACGCCGCTGGAGCCGGTTCCGGCCGAAGTCGCCGACGCCCTTCGCAGCGAGCGCGACGACCTGCTCGGGCGCCTCCAGCGCGTCTCGGCCGACTACGTGAACTACCAGAAGCGCGCCGCCCGCGAGGCCTCCGACGCCCGCGAGTTCGCTAACGCCGACCTGATCAAGAATCTCCTGCCGGTGCTCGACGACATGGAACGGGCCCTGGAGACCGCCAAGGCCAGCCAAGGCGCCGATGATCCGCTCTTCCACGGCCTGGTGCTCGTGCATGACAAGGCCATGGAAGTGCTGGGCAAGTTCGGCGTGCGGCGCATCGAGGCCGCCGGCAAGGAGTTCGATCCGCAGTTGCACCAGGCGCTGCTTCAGGAAGTGCGCGACGACGTGCCGCCGCAGACCGTCTTGACCGAGTTGCAGCGAGGATACACGCTGTCGGGGCGCGTGATCCGCCCTGCCGGAGTGATAACGTCCAAAACACCTTAA
- the groL gene encoding chaperonin GroEL (60 kDa chaperone family; promotes refolding of misfolded polypeptides especially under stressful conditions; forms two stacked rings of heptamers to form a barrel-shaped 14mer; ends can be capped by GroES; misfolded proteins enter the barrel where they are refolded when GroES binds), whose amino-acid sequence MAAKKLMLDTDARQALLAGVEKLARAVKSTLGPRGRNAILDKGWGAPTVTKDGVSVAEEIQLSDKNENMGAQLVKEAASKTSDAAGDGTTTATVLTEALFAEGLRNLMAGADAMALARGIRTATAAVLDELASMAKPVDPKSDADIRNVAAISANNDPTIGAMLAEALNKVGRDGVITVEEGKSIETTVDVVEGMQFDRGYLSPHFATDPEAMTAVLEKCLVLIHEDKISNVTKLVPLLEKVAKAKKPMLIIAEDVEGEALATLVVNKLRGIVNVCAVKAPGYGDRRKAMLDDIAILTGAKVISKDLGMDLEKVQLAELGQAKKVTVDNDNTTIIEGAGSTEAIQGRIKQIRAEIETTTSDYDREKLQERLAKLAGGVAQINVGAATESEMKEKKARIEDALHATRAAIEEGLLPGGGVALLRARKVLDKLNAKGDEATGVAIVRRALAEPLRQIVINAGEVAAMVVKKVEAGEGNFGFNADTMKYEDLFKAGVVDPAKVTRSALQNASSVATMLLTTNCCISEIPKDEEPAGPGGHGHPGMGGMGGMGGGMGGMGMGGMGGMGGMGGMM is encoded by the coding sequence ATGGCAGCTAAGAAGTTAATGCTCGACACCGACGCGCGGCAGGCCCTTTTGGCCGGCGTGGAAAAGCTGGCCCGGGCGGTCAAGAGCACCCTCGGTCCCCGCGGACGCAACGCCATCCTCGACAAGGGTTGGGGCGCCCCCACCGTCACCAAAGACGGCGTCAGCGTCGCTGAGGAAATCCAACTCTCCGACAAAAACGAAAACATGGGCGCGCAGCTCGTAAAAGAAGCCGCCAGCAAGACTTCAGACGCCGCCGGCGATGGTACCACCACCGCCACCGTGCTGACCGAGGCGCTCTTCGCCGAAGGGCTGCGCAACCTGATGGCCGGCGCCGACGCGATGGCTCTGGCCCGCGGCATCCGCACCGCGACGGCGGCTGTGCTCGATGAACTGGCCTCTATGGCCAAGCCGGTCGATCCCAAGTCCGACGCCGACATCCGCAACGTGGCCGCCATCAGCGCCAATAACGACCCGACGATCGGGGCGATGCTGGCCGAGGCCCTGAACAAGGTCGGGCGCGACGGCGTGATCACGGTCGAAGAAGGCAAGAGCATCGAGACGACCGTCGACGTCGTCGAAGGCATGCAGTTCGACCGCGGGTATCTCTCCCCCCACTTCGCCACCGACCCCGAGGCGATGACGGCAGTGCTGGAGAAGTGCCTGGTCCTGATTCATGAAGACAAGATCTCCAACGTCACCAAGCTGGTGCCGCTGCTGGAGAAGGTGGCCAAGGCCAAGAAACCGATGCTGATCATCGCCGAAGACGTCGAGGGCGAGGCCCTGGCGACGCTGGTGGTCAACAAGCTGCGCGGGATCGTCAACGTCTGCGCCGTCAAGGCCCCGGGCTACGGCGACCGCCGCAAGGCCATGCTCGACGACATCGCCATCCTCACCGGCGCCAAGGTCATCTCCAAGGACCTGGGCATGGACCTGGAAAAGGTTCAGCTCGCTGAGCTGGGCCAGGCCAAGAAGGTCACCGTCGACAACGACAACACGACCATCATCGAAGGCGCCGGCAGCACCGAGGCCATTCAGGGCCGCATCAAGCAGATTCGCGCCGAGATCGAGACGACCACCAGCGATTACGACCGCGAGAAGCTCCAGGAACGCCTGGCCAAGCTCGCCGGCGGCGTGGCGCAGATCAACGTCGGCGCCGCGACCGAGAGCGAGATGAAGGAAAAGAAGGCCCGCATCGAAGACGCCCTGCACGCCACGCGTGCGGCGATCGAAGAAGGCCTCCTGCCCGGCGGCGGCGTGGCGCTGCTGCGGGCCCGCAAGGTGCTGGACAAACTCAACGCCAAGGGCGACGAAGCCACCGGCGTGGCGATCGTCCGCCGCGCACTGGCCGAACCGCTGCGGCAGATCGTCATCAACGCCGGCGAAGTCGCCGCGATGGTCGTCAAGAAAGTCGAAGCCGGCGAAGGCAACTTCGGTTTCAACGCCGACACGATGAAGTACGAAGACCTGTTCAAGGCCGGAGTCGTCGACCCGGCCAAGGTCACCCGCAGCGCGCTGCAGAACGCCTCGTCGGTGGCCACCATGCTGCTGACGACCAACTGCTGCATCAGCGAGATTCCCAAGGACGAAGAGCCCGCAGGCCCGGGCGGCCACGGTCACCCCGGAATGGGCGGCATGGGCGGTATGGGCGGCGGCATGGGCGGCATGGGAATGGGCGGGATGGGCGGCATGGGCGGCATGGGCGGGATGATGTAA
- the groL gene encoding chaperonin GroEL (60 kDa chaperone family; promotes refolding of misfolded polypeptides especially under stressful conditions; forms two stacked rings of heptamers to form a barrel-shaped 14mer; ends can be capped by GroES; misfolded proteins enter the barrel where they are refolded when GroES binds), translating to MAAKQMLYDSDARLAILAGVSKLAAAVKVTLGPTGRNVLLQKSYGSPKVTKDGVTVSKEIDLPNPFENMGAKMANQVASKTSDVAGDGTTTAVVLAEAIMAQGLKNVTAGANPMAVKRGLDLAVAAAVDAIAKQAKPVAGTEDLRKVATVSANWSTEIGNLIAEAFAAVGKDGVITVEEGKGLASELKVVEGMQFDKGYISPYFVTNPTTMECILEDAYILIHEKKISSLPDLVPLLEKIARSGQPLLLIAEDIEGEALAALVVNRLRGVLKVCAVKAPAFGDRRKAILGDLAVVTNGSLISEDLGVKLESIELEQLGQAKRIVIDKDNTTIIEGAGTKKDINARIATIRAQIEKTTSDYDREKLTERLAKLTGGVAVVYAGAATETEMKERKDLIDDAVHATRAASQEGVVPGGGVVFLHCIPAVEAVRAKARGDEKIGVEIVLQALRAPTCQIVNNTGEDGDVVVAEILEKSDNIGYNAGTGEYVDMVKAGIIDPAKVSRTALQNAASVAGLLLTTDLMVTEYDEKSEETIAGAVR from the coding sequence ATGGCCGCTAAGCAGATGCTGTACGATAGCGACGCCCGATTGGCGATCTTGGCCGGCGTGTCCAAGCTGGCCGCGGCCGTCAAGGTGACGCTGGGCCCCACCGGACGAAACGTCCTGCTGCAGAAGTCCTACGGGTCCCCCAAGGTCACCAAAGACGGCGTGACCGTCTCGAAAGAAATCGACCTGCCCAATCCCTTTGAGAACATGGGCGCCAAGATGGCCAACCAGGTCGCGTCGAAAACTTCCGACGTCGCCGGCGACGGCACGACCACCGCGGTGGTTCTGGCCGAGGCGATCATGGCCCAGGGTCTCAAGAACGTCACGGCCGGGGCCAACCCGATGGCCGTGAAGCGCGGGCTGGACCTTGCGGTAGCGGCGGCGGTCGACGCCATCGCCAAGCAGGCCAAACCCGTTGCCGGCACCGAAGACCTGCGCAAGGTCGCGACGGTCTCAGCCAACTGGAGCACCGAGATCGGCAACCTGATCGCCGAAGCGTTTGCAGCCGTAGGCAAAGACGGCGTGATCACGGTGGAAGAAGGCAAAGGCCTGGCCAGCGAGCTCAAGGTCGTCGAGGGCATGCAGTTCGACAAGGGCTACATTTCGCCCTACTTCGTGACCAACCCGACGACGATGGAATGCATTCTCGAGGACGCGTACATCCTGATCCACGAGAAGAAGATCTCCTCGCTGCCGGACCTGGTTCCGCTGCTGGAGAAGATCGCCCGCTCCGGTCAGCCGCTGCTGCTGATCGCCGAAGACATCGAGGGCGAGGCCCTGGCGGCGCTGGTGGTCAACCGCCTGCGCGGCGTCCTGAAAGTCTGTGCGGTCAAGGCCCCGGCGTTCGGCGACCGCCGCAAGGCGATCCTGGGCGACCTGGCCGTCGTCACCAACGGATCGCTCATCAGCGAAGACCTCGGCGTCAAGCTCGAGTCGATCGAGCTCGAGCAGCTCGGCCAGGCCAAGCGCATCGTGATCGACAAGGACAACACCACGATCATCGAGGGCGCCGGCACGAAGAAGGACATCAACGCCCGGATCGCGACGATCCGAGCCCAGATCGAGAAGACCACCAGCGATTACGATCGCGAGAAGCTCACCGAACGCCTGGCCAAGCTCACCGGCGGCGTGGCGGTGGTGTACGCGGGCGCCGCCACCGAGACCGAGATGAAGGAACGCAAGGACCTCATCGACGACGCGGTGCATGCGACGCGCGCGGCCAGCCAGGAAGGCGTCGTCCCCGGCGGCGGCGTGGTGTTCCTGCACTGCATTCCGGCCGTCGAAGCGGTTCGCGCCAAGGCCCGCGGCGACGAGAAGATCGGCGTCGAGATCGTCCTGCAGGCCCTGCGGGCGCCGACCTGCCAGATCGTCAACAACACCGGCGAAGACGGCGACGTGGTGGTGGCCGAGATCCTCGAAAAGTCCGACAACATCGGCTACAACGCCGGAACGGGCGAGTACGTCGATATGGTCAAGGCCGGAATCATCGACCCGGCGAAGGTCTCTCGCACAGCCCTGCAGAACGCCGCCTCAGTGGCGGGCCTGCTGCTGACGACCGACCTGATGGTGACCGAGTACGACGAGAAGTCCGAAGAAACCATCGCCGGCGCGGTCAGGTAG
- a CDS encoding J domain-containing protein produces MEKRDYYEVLGVPANASAEDVKRAYRKGALKYHPDNFKGEKVEGETRFKELAEAYEVLSDPMKRQRYDRYGHEGLRGAGMHDFSTMGFGDIFSMFEDIFGGAGGGMGGREGPDRGLDLETEVELTLEQVATGVDHTIEFERVDLCESCHGTRSTPEHPPDKCGACGGYGRQQQQVRSIFGVSVRIVPCRKCQGTGVIVTDPCKKCRGSGRGKKRRVLTVHIPAGVQEGQMLRVSGEGEPNTTGTARGDLHCYIRVREHPLLDRRGADLVCQVPISFSVAALGGKVQVPTLAGPEEVDVPAGTQHGEVLTLKNRGLPTPGGRGAGSEHVVLLLEVPTKLTAAQRSALQEYAHVEAGDAMKNRKGFLDKLKHYFDRERR; encoded by the coding sequence ATGGAAAAGCGCGATTATTACGAAGTCCTGGGCGTTCCGGCCAATGCTTCCGCCGAGGACGTCAAGCGCGCCTACCGCAAAGGCGCCCTGAAGTATCACCCCGACAACTTCAAGGGCGAGAAGGTCGAAGGCGAAACGCGTTTCAAGGAATTGGCCGAAGCCTACGAAGTGCTCTCGGACCCGATGAAGCGCCAGCGTTACGACCGCTACGGCCACGAGGGTCTGCGCGGCGCGGGCATGCATGACTTCTCGACGATGGGCTTCGGCGACATCTTCTCGATGTTCGAAGACATCTTCGGCGGCGCCGGCGGCGGCATGGGAGGGCGCGAGGGACCCGACCGCGGGCTCGACCTGGAGACCGAGGTCGAACTGACCCTCGAACAGGTCGCTACCGGCGTCGATCACACGATCGAGTTCGAACGCGTGGACCTGTGCGAATCCTGCCACGGCACGCGAAGCACGCCCGAGCACCCACCCGACAAGTGCGGCGCCTGCGGCGGTTACGGCCGCCAGCAACAGCAGGTCCGCAGCATCTTCGGCGTGTCGGTTCGGATCGTGCCCTGCCGCAAGTGCCAGGGCACTGGCGTGATCGTGACGGACCCGTGCAAGAAATGCCGCGGCAGCGGGCGGGGCAAGAAGCGCCGCGTGCTGACGGTTCACATTCCCGCCGGCGTGCAAGAGGGGCAGATGCTGCGGGTCAGCGGCGAAGGCGAGCCCAACACCACCGGCACGGCCCGGGGCGACCTGCACTGTTACATCCGCGTGCGCGAGCACCCGCTGCTGGACCGGCGCGGGGCCGACCTCGTCTGCCAGGTGCCCATCAGCTTCAGCGTGGCCGCCCTGGGCGGCAAAGTGCAGGTGCCCACGCTGGCCGGACCGGAAGAGGTCGACGTGCCCGCCGGAACGCAGCACGGCGAAGTGCTGACCCTCAAGAACCGCGGCCTGCCCACCCCCGGCGGGCGAGGCGCCGGCAGCGAGCACGTCGTGCTGCTGCTGGAGGTGCCCACAAAGCTCACCGCCGCCCAGCGCAGCGCCTTGCAGGAATACGCCCACGTCGAGGCCGGCGACGCGATGAAAAACCGGAAGGGATTCCTGGATAAGCTTAAACATTACTTCGACCGCGAAAGACGATGA
- the groES gene encoding co-chaperone GroES, whose protein sequence is MAVKPLDDRILVKQSQAEEKTAGGIVLPDAAKEKPQRGTVVATGPGRMLDNGKRGTMGVKKGDEVYYGKYAGTEVKVDGVEYVILKEADVLAVIEK, encoded by the coding sequence ATGGCAGTGAAACCTCTTGATGATCGGATCCTGGTCAAGCAGTCGCAAGCTGAAGAAAAGACCGCCGGCGGAATCGTTCTGCCCGATGCGGCCAAGGAAAAGCCCCAGCGCGGCACGGTGGTGGCCACCGGTCCGGGACGCATGCTCGACAACGGCAAGCGCGGAACGATGGGCGTCAAGAAGGGCGACGAAGTGTACTACGGCAAGTACGCCGGAACCGAGGTCAAGGTCGACGGCGTGGAATACGTCATCCTCAAGGAAGCCGACGTCCTGGCCGTCATCGAAAAATAA